The Hydra vulgaris chromosome 11, alternate assembly HydraT2T_AEP genome contains a region encoding:
- the LOC136087297 gene encoding uncharacterized protein LOC136087297, with protein MNCTLSFESDAELEEHMLSGLHTVPKSLTSLDKVRNSFVHKMKITSQLNMPISSSSNSASVKDKPHCMNIFLLQGWALPVRSSFRFSNQQKELLYKYFIRGEESGNKMSPEQVHTQLRRELPPDQYVTSQQIRSLFSRFSNLKRKGKLVEPTTENNENSQVNDNKEVYGKNDDFNLAGDNEDDNKYEEDIANLAKEICLVWKVNDWVAVAYEKQWNIGYIVEVSITGIRVNCMINGQEKNTFRWPVTTKEINNQTDKIICLVNAPFLISGCGDYSLSEEDYNTVISLFLEKLTAAE; from the exons ATGAATTGTACTTTATCATTTGAAAGCGATGCTGAGTTAGAAGAACACATGCTATCCGGTCTTCATACAGTTCCGAAATCATTAACATCATTGGATAAAGTTCGCAACTCGTTTGTTCATAAGATGAAAATTACTTCACAACTAAATATGCCAATTTCTTCATCCTCTAACAGTGCTTCCGTAAAAGACAAACCACATTGCATGAACATTTTTCTATTGCAAGGTTGGGCATTACCAGTTCGaagttcttttagattttcaaatcaGCAGAAAGAACTgttgtataaatactttattcgtGGAGAAGAATCAGGTAATAAAATGAGCCCTGAGCAGGTTCACACGCAGCTGAGGAGAGAACTTCCGCCTGATCAATATGTAACTAGCCAACAGAtaagatctttattttcaaG ATTTAGTAACCTGAAAAGAAAAGGTAAGCTGGTAGAACCGACaacagaaaataatgaaaatagtcAGGTTAACGATAACAAAGAAGTTTATGGCAAAAATGATGACTTTAATCTGGCAGGAgacaatgaagatgataataaatatgagGAAGACATCGCCAATCTTGCAAAAGAAATTTGTCTTGTATGGAAAGTGAATGATTGGGTTGCTGTTGCATAtgaaaaacaatggaatattggatatattgtggag GTATCTATAACTGGGATCAGAGTTAATTGTATGATTAACGGGCAAGAGAAGAATACTTTTCGCTGGCCAGTTACTACCAAGGAGATAAATAAccaaactgataaaattatctGTTTAGTAAATGCTCCTTTTCTAATCAGTGGTTGTGGCGATTATTCATTATCCGAAGAAGACTATAATACAGTCATATCATTATTCTTAGAGAAACTTACTGCAGCAGAGTAG